Proteins from one Agelaius phoeniceus isolate bAgePho1 chromosome 10, bAgePho1.hap1, whole genome shotgun sequence genomic window:
- the PROC gene encoding vitamin K-dependent protein C, protein MWKLLTVGLLLAACSSWGCCTSIFYSSKDANRVLRIQKRSNTFLEELKPGSVERECIEERCDFEEASEIFETKEETLNFWSKYIDGDQCKPNPCSNGICKDAIGKFSCICNKGWEGVLCSYEVKYSNCSTDNGGCEHFCREDPAEQHRLCSCASGYQLKDDHTTCEPVVEFPCGRVKSDYVEAKADFNIRLVNGTVGRRGGSPWQIMLQNTEGTFLCGGVLIHPAWVLTAAHCLEEHKGFKVKLGKFRFRPEADEQTIWIDKWVTHENYTKTTSDNDIAMLHLAEHVMYYKYALPICLPTRNLAEQELMRSGKQAVVTGWGTMSERNHTYAASLRYIQIPIVPRNECAQAMSSQISDNMLCAGSPGDRKDSCRGDSGGPMFTRYKDTWFLVGLVSWGEGCGRKEKFGVYTKVSQYLEWIQHHIDTSAPLKG, encoded by the exons ATGTGGAAGCTCCTcactgtggggctgctgctggctgcctgctcttcctggggctgctgcacctCAA TATTTTACAGCAGTAAAGATGCAAACCGAGTCCTGAGAATCCAGAAGAGGTCAAATACTTTCCTGGAGGAGCTCAAGCCAGGCTCTGTGGAGCGTGAGTGTATTGAAGAGCGCTGTGACTTTGAGGAAGCCAGTGAGATATTTGAAACCAAGGAAGAAACA CTAAATTTTTGGAGCAAGTACATAG ATGGAGATCAGTGTAAACCAAATCCTTGTTCCAATGGGATCTGCAAGGACGCTATTGGAAAATTTTCCTGCATCTGTAACAAAGGCTGGGAGGGGGTTTTGTGCAGTTATG AGGTCAAATACAGCAACTGTTCCACGGACAATGGGGGCTGTGAACATTTCTGCAGGGAGGACCCTGCTGAGCAGCATCGCTTGTGCAGCTGTGCATCGGGGTATCAGCTCAAGGATGACCACACCACGTGTGAGCCTGTAG TGGAGTTCCCCTGTGGAAGAGTGAAGTCAGACTACGTTGAAGCCAAAGCAGACTTCAATATTCGGCTCGTTAATGGAACAGTTGGAAGAAGGGGAGGCAGCCCTTGGCAG ATTATGCTGCAAAATACCGAAGGGACGTTTCTGTGTGGGGGTGTTCTCATCCATCCAGCTTGGGTCCTAACAGCAGCACACTGCCTTGAGGAACACAAGGGGTTCAAAGTTAAACTTG GTAAATTCCGTTTCCGTCCTGAGGCAGATGAGCAAACCATTTGGATTGATAAATGGGTGACCCACGAAAATTACACCAAGACGACCTCAGATAATGACATAGCCATGCTGCACTTGGCTGAGCATGTGATGTATTACAAATACGCGCTCCCCATCTGCCTCCCCACCCGCAACCTGGCggagcaggagctgatgagGAGCGGGAAGCAGGCGGTGGTGACGGGCTGGGGCACCATGAGCGAGCGTAACCACACCTACGCCGCTTCCCTCAGGTACATCCAGATCCCCATCGTGCCCCGCAACGAGTGCGCCCAGGCCATGAGCTCCCAGATCTCTGACAACATGCTGTGTGCTGGGAGCCCGGGAGACAGGAAAGACTCCTGCCGTGGGGACAGCGGCGGCCCTATGTTCACTAGATACAAGGATACTTGGTTTTTGGTAGGGCTGGTGAGCTGGGGTGAAGGCTGTGGAAGAAAGGAGAAATTTGGAGTCTACACCAAAGTTAGTCAGTACCTTGAGTGGATCCAGCACCACATAGATACATCAGCTCCTTTGAAGGGTTAA